The Tamandua tetradactyla isolate mTamTet1 chromosome 5, mTamTet1.pri, whole genome shotgun sequence genome window below encodes:
- the LOC143682146 gene encoding ral guanine nucleotide dissociation stimulator-like, with protein MSAGLPLVDPPNREIDQLRDSTEGEQFAASLLGRVQVRGGPGPVSQQHTPGPNLPDIFQPQSTNYQEATAEPSISGTSPSSDQLQCEHKLSSGDTTASIPGHETCTSKPDLQISLGPATECPGGQEKQYRESTSPLCRESSGVTAASSDTTFSSFCPPHVAPVRSQRASGSQPLYKKVGDSCIIRVSLDGENSTVYNSILVRQAGGHPRGPPRSDSECGMFGKFPPCLLQPTGWWLGRTDTNAHRGGAQDDLMAVTALESGHRLEASPLSLDSLE; from the exons ATGAGTGCTGGCCTGCCCTTGGTGGACCCTCCCAATA GGGAGATTGATCAATTACGAGACAGCACTGAAGGTGAGCAGTTCGCGGCATCACTGCTGGGGCGGGTGCAGGTGAGAG GAGGCCCCGGCCCTGTCAGCCAGCAACACACTCCAGGGCCCAACCTCCCAGATATTTTCCAGCCTCAGAGTACCAA CTACCAGGAAGCCACTGCCGAACCCAGCATCAGTGGCACCTCCCCATCCAGTGACCAGCTCCAGTGTGAGCACAAGCTCAGCAGTGGGGACACAACTGCCTCAATCCCAGGACATGAAACCTGCACCTCCAAGCCTGATCTGCAAATCAGCCTGGGCCCTGCCACTGAATGTCCTGGTGGACAGGAGAAGCAG TATAGAGAGTCAACCTCGCCATTGTGCCGGGAGTCATCCGGTGTCACCGCAGCCTCCAGCGACACCACCTTCTCCTCGTTCTGCCCCCCACACGTGGCCCCTGTGAGGTCCCAAAGAGCCTCGGGCTCACAGCCACTGTACAAGAAGGTGGGCGACAGCTGCATCATCCGTGTTAGCCTGGATGGAGAAAATAGCACCGTGTATAACAGCATCCTGGTGAGGCAGGCGGGCGGCCATCCCCGGGGCCCTCCCAGGTCAGACAGCGAATGCGGAATGTTTGGCAagttccctccctgcctcctgcagccTACAGGCTGGTGGTTGGGAAGGACAGACACTAACGCACACCGGGGAGGAGCGCAGGATGATTTGATGGCAGTCACAGCTTTGGAGAGCGGGCATAGATTAGAGGCTTCCCCGTTGAGTTTGGACAGCCTGGAATGA
- the LOC143683930 gene encoding uncharacterized protein LOC143683930 isoform X1: MGNLNCCSRAHRVAPLEEEPNAEVAVETPLDSEVASRTPEKDPLEELEEEAPSDRDAEDAASNDKVTLSASDKAPQKQLMVAVPRNQEDDETSYNDKGFLSWQMATGTSEISTYAEF, from the exons ATGGGAAATCTAAATTGCTGCTCAAGAG CTCACAGAGTGGCCCCGTTGGAGGAGGAGCCTAATGCCGAGGTGGCTGTGGAGACCCCACTGGACAGCGAG GTGGCCTCAAGAACACCAGAAAAAG ATCCCCTGGAGGAACTGGAGGAGGAGGCTCCTAGTGACAGAGATGCTGAGGATGCTGCCTCTAATGACAAA GTGACCTTGAGTGCAAGTGACAAGG CTCCCCAGAAACAGCTGATGGTAGCAGTTCCAAGGAACCAAGAGGATGACGAGACCTCGTACAACGACAAG GGTTTTCTCTCATGGCAGATGGCAACAGGAACAAGTGAAATCAGTACTTATGCAGAATTCTGA
- the LOC143683930 gene encoding uncharacterized protein LOC143683930 isoform X2 produces MGNLNCCSRAHRVAPLEEEPNAEVAVETPLDSEVASRTPEKDPLEELEEEAPSDRDAEDAASNDKVTLSASDKAPQKQLMVAVPRNQEDDETSYNDKMATGTSEISTYAEF; encoded by the exons ATGGGAAATCTAAATTGCTGCTCAAGAG CTCACAGAGTGGCCCCGTTGGAGGAGGAGCCTAATGCCGAGGTGGCTGTGGAGACCCCACTGGACAGCGAG GTGGCCTCAAGAACACCAGAAAAAG ATCCCCTGGAGGAACTGGAGGAGGAGGCTCCTAGTGACAGAGATGCTGAGGATGCTGCCTCTAATGACAAA GTGACCTTGAGTGCAAGTGACAAGG CTCCCCAGAAACAGCTGATGGTAGCAGTTCCAAGGAACCAAGAGGATGACGAGACCTCGTACAACGACAAG ATGGCAACAGGAACAAGTGAAATCAGTACTTATGCAGAATTCTGA